The genomic DNA CTCGGCCGGGCCGACGGACCGCAGCTGGTGGTCTGTCCGACCTCGCTGGTGGGCAACTGGGTGCACGAGATCGAACGATTCGCGCCAGGTCTCCGGCCGCGCGCCTGGCGCGGCGGCGACCCGCACACCGAGCCGGGCACGGTGGTGGTCGCCGGCTACCCGACACTGCGCCTGCACGGCGAGCGACTGGCCGCGACACGGTGGCGCAGCCTGATCTTCGACGAAGCGCAGGCGCTGAAGAATCCCCGGACCCAGGTGGCGAGGGCGGCACGCTCGCTCACTGCCGAAGCGCGCGTCGCTCTCACCGGCACCCCGGTGGAGAATCGGCTCGACGAGCTGTGGGCGCTGCTGCATCTGGTCGCACCGCGCCTGTTCGCGCACCGCACCCAGTTCCGGCGCCGCTTCGTCCGACCCATCGAGGAGGGTTCGCCGAGCGCGCCCGCCCGGTTGCGCGCCGCCGTCGAACCGGTCCTGCTGGCCAGGACGAAAAAACAGGTCGCCGCCGCGCTGCCCGCCAAGATCCAGGTGGACCTGCGCTGCGATCTCACCGAGGAACAGCGGCGGCTCTACGACGATCTGCTGACGCGGGCCGTGGACGACGGCTTCGGTGACGGCGCGCAACGACAGACCCGCGTGCTCGCCGCGCTCACCGCGCTCAAACAGGTCTGCAACCACCCCGGGCTGATCACCGGCGACCTGAGCGAACTCGGCGGGCGCAGCGGCAAATTCGATCTGTGCACCGACATCCTCGCCGCCAACATGCAGACCGGTTCCCCCACCCTCGTCTTCACCCAGTACCGGCAGACCGGCGAACTGCTCGTCCGGCATCTGGCCGAACAGTTCGCCGTCACCGCGCCGTTCTTCCACGGCGGTCTGAACCAGGCCGAACGCGCGCGTATCGTCGAGGATTTCCAGTCCGAGGACGGCCCGCCGGTGCTGGTGCTGAGCCTGCGCGCCGCGGGAACCGGTCTGACGCTCACCCGCGCCGCCGACGTCGTCCACTACGACCGCTGGTGGAATCCGGCCGTGGAGGCGCAGGCTTCCGACCGGGTCCACCGGATCGGGCAGACCCGCACGGTCACCGTCACCACGTTGACCTCGGACACCACCGTGGAGGAACACATCGCGGGCATGCACGACCGCAAATCGGCACTGACCGACTTGTCCGGCGCCTCCGCGGTGGCGGCGCTGGCCAAGCTCGACGACGAGCAGCTGATCGAGATCCTGCGACGGAAGCGGGGAAACTGATGGCGGACAACGAATTCGGCTACACCCGCTGGGGCATGGACTGGGTACGCCTGGCCGAGCCGCTGCACCGCACCCGCCCCGAACCGCTGCTGCCCCGCGCCCGCAGCGTCGCGCGCAACCACGGGGTCGGCCTCGAGATCGAGGGCAGGATCGTGCGCGCGCACATCCACCGCGGCGGTCAGGCGTCGGTCACCCATCTCGAAGTCGAACCGATGCCACGCGCGATCATCTCGGCGATCGCCGAGATCGTGGCCGACCCGGCACATCTCACCGATGAGACCCATCGCGCTCTGATCGACGCGGGTATTCCCCTCGCACCGGTGCTGACCAGCACCGACTGCTCCTGCTCAGCCCGCACGGCGCACTGCCTGCACATTTTCGCCGTGCTGTACGCCCTCGCCCGCCGCGTCGACGAGAATCCGCGGGTGGCTCTGGAATTGCGAGGCTACTTCGAGACGAGCCCTCTCGAGGGCAATGCGGACGTTGCGCCGCCGCGATGGATACCGCTGCACGCGATCGACCCGGCGGGCTACTTCGAGCCCGCGCGATGAGGCCGATCAAGCATTGGTGCCGCTGTCGACGGTGAGCACGGTGCCGGTGATGCTGCGGCCCGACTCACCGGCCAGGAAGGCCACCGCGGCGGCGATGTCGGCAGTGGAACCGAACCGGCCGAGCGCGGTGAGCCCGACCTGCGCGGGTGCGTGATCGCTGTCGGCCGGATTCATGTCGGTGTCGGTCGAGCCGGGCTGCACGAGGTTGACGGTGATGCCGCGCGGGCCGAGTTCACGGGCAAGCGCCTTGGTGAAGCCGTTGAGAGCGGACTTGCTGAGGTTGTAGAGCGACAGCCCGCCAAAGGGGGCGTGATCGGTGAGATTGGTGCCGATGCCGATGATCCGGCCACCCGCGCCCATGTGCTTCAGCGCGGCCTGCGCGGCGACGAAGGCGGCGCGCGCGTGCACGTTCAGCGCCTCGTCCACCTCGTCGAGGGTGAACTCCTCGAAGGGCTTGCTCGGAAAGATGCCCGCGTTGTTGACCAGGACATCGAGGCCGCCGAGTTCGTCGGCGGCTCGCTGCACGGCGGATACCACCGCTGCCGCGTCGGCGCTGTCGGCGCGGATGGCCGCGGCGCGCCTGCCCAGCCCTCGGATGTCGCCGACGACCGCGGCGGCGGCCGATTCGCCGTTGCGGTAGGTCACCGCGACGTCGGCGCCCTCGGCCGCCAACTGGCGGGCGATCTGCGCCCCGATCCCTCGACTCCCCCCGGTGACCAGCGCCTTCTTGCCTTCGAGACCCGCCATCGCCGACCCTTTCATATTTTTGTATCGATCACTACATAAATATTTGATCTCACGAGAGCCGCTGAGTCAAGAGGTATCTTCAGTGGTCGGTACAGAAAGGAGTTCGGCGTGGCCAACCGTGGGCGTCCCCGCGCCTTCGACCGGACCGAGGCGCTGCATCGGGCCATGGAGGTGTTCTGGGAACACGGCTACGAGGCCACCTCGATGAGCGACCTGACCGCCGCGATGGGCATCAACACTCCCAGCCTCTACGCCGCCTTCGGCGACAAGGAGGCTCTTTTCCGCGCCGCGATCGAGTTGTACGGCAACACATTCGGCAGTTACACCGCCCGCGCTCTGAGTGAGCAGCAGACTGCGCGCGCCGCCGTCGAGACGATGCTGCGCGACAACGTCGGCGTCTACACGCGCACGGACGTGCCCCACGGCTGCATGGTGGTGCTCGCCGGATCGGCCTACACCACACGCAATTCCGGCGTGCGCGACTTCCTGTCGGACAAACGCCGAGAGATGAACGAGGCCATCAGGCAGCGGCTCGACCGGGGCGTCCGTGACGGTGATCTGCCCGCCGAGACCGACACCGCCGCACTCGCGCGGTTCTACACCACCGTCCTCTACGGCCTGTCCGTCCAAGCAAGGGACGGCGCGACGTCGGAGGAACTCGATGCCGCCATCGACTGCGCGCTGACCGCCTGGCCGTCACGCTGACCAGCACAGGCGCGGAGATTTCCGCGCCGACGAACTGCTTGCCGAGGACCCTGTGCTGTCACCGTCGCAACCTCGGTTCGGCACTGCTTGCCGCAGAGCGACATCGTCAGAGGCGCGTGCCCGCTCGCCGCGGGACACGCACTCCCGGCCCCTCGCTCGCGACGACCGGTCGGTGCTGCGATGTGGCCGTGCTCACCGACGGCGCAGAGCCGCGATCCGGTCGTGCAACTGCTCGGCGGAGGCCAGAGCCGTCGGCGGCCCACCGCATTCGCGGCGCAGCTCGCCGTGGATGACACCGTGCGGTTTGCCGGTGCGGTGGTGATGCATGGCGACCAGGCTGTTGAGCTCGCGGCGCAACTCGCCCAGCCGGTCGGCGGTGGCGACGCGCTCGGTAGCCGCGGCGACGGCGGGGCCGGCGGCCTGCTGCGGCGCCGACAGGGCCGAGCGTTCGGCGACCTGCTTGGACTGTCGTTCGCGGAGCAGTGCGCGCATCTGATCGGCGTCGAGCAAGCCCGGGATACCCAGGTAGTCGGCCTCTTCGTCGCTGCCCGCGAAGGTGGCGGTGCCGAACGAGTCGCCGTCGTAGATCACCTGGTCGAGTTCGGCGTCGGCGGCCAGGGCGACGAACTTGCGCTCCTCCTCGCCCGGCTCGTCCTTCTGCTTGGCCGCGTCGATGAGCAGTTCGT from Nocardia higoensis includes the following:
- a CDS encoding DEAD/DEAH box helicase, with the translated sequence MFALWTWSGLDPGAAPDDVGVAERIPLVVPAGDRLRVTEVDCALLTPSELTEISSTTATPSLLAWQSALRGATPTPVLPLAAHAIPDAVGESVLAPGAAMRALTTTEAVAAELTDTLRADLRGYQARGVSWLRATVEAHGGAILADEMGLGKTLQAIGFLLGRADGPQLVVCPTSLVGNWVHEIERFAPGLRPRAWRGGDPHTEPGTVVVAGYPTLRLHGERLAATRWRSLIFDEAQALKNPRTQVARAARSLTAEARVALTGTPVENRLDELWALLHLVAPRLFAHRTQFRRRFVRPIEEGSPSAPARLRAAVEPVLLARTKKQVAAALPAKIQVDLRCDLTEEQRRLYDDLLTRAVDDGFGDGAQRQTRVLAALTALKQVCNHPGLITGDLSELGGRSGKFDLCTDILAANMQTGSPTLVFTQYRQTGELLVRHLAEQFAVTAPFFHGGLNQAERARIVEDFQSEDGPPVLVLSLRAAGTGLTLTRAADVVHYDRWWNPAVEAQASDRVHRIGQTRTVTVTTLTSDTTVEEHIAGMHDRKSALTDLSGASAVAALAKLDDEQLIEILRRKRGN
- a CDS encoding TetR/AcrR family transcriptional regulator, with the translated sequence MANRGRPRAFDRTEALHRAMEVFWEHGYEATSMSDLTAAMGINTPSLYAAFGDKEALFRAAIELYGNTFGSYTARALSEQQTARAAVETMLRDNVGVYTRTDVPHGCMVVLAGSAYTTRNSGVRDFLSDKRREMNEAIRQRLDRGVRDGDLPAETDTAALARFYTTVLYGLSVQARDGATSEELDAAIDCALTAWPSR
- a CDS encoding SDR family NAD(P)-dependent oxidoreductase, whose protein sequence is MAGLEGKKALVTGGSRGIGAQIARQLAAEGADVAVTYRNGESAAAAVVGDIRGLGRRAAAIRADSADAAAVVSAVQRAADELGGLDVLVNNAGIFPSKPFEEFTLDEVDEALNVHARAAFVAAQAALKHMGAGGRIIGIGTNLTDHAPFGGLSLYNLSKSALNGFTKALARELGPRGITVNLVQPGSTDTDMNPADSDHAPAQVGLTALGRFGSTADIAAAVAFLAGESGRSITGTVLTVDSGTNA